tttttaaggaaatttttgTATGTAGTGAACAAAACTATAAATTTTAGGTGCATCCTTAAGTGTTGGAGGAGTAAATCAAAATAGAAAAGTTTTGAATATGAAGAAGCATAGAATCCACGTGTGTGAGGTGAGGGGGGTGAGAATTGAAATGGAAGGTGCGTACGTGtacaaaagatatatatatatatatatatatatatatatgaaaagaaaaaaagaaaatgtaaatgtaaatgtaaatataaAGAGTATAGGCGTTTTTAATTTTGTAGCACAGCTCAGCCATTAGGTACATGTCGTCGGGTACGGGCCCTGTACAACTGTGGGTGAAAGTGTCAACTCAACACAACACAacacaatatttttctttttataattttcaaccCTTCCTTTGACTCTGTGTTGTGTGTGACTCGTGTACATCAAATTTTGGTctataacaaaaatttaaatagttatCTGCCAGCTCACCATCTCTGTTCTCTGTTCTCTGCCTCTGCAAATCTTgttcttaaaaaaatagaaatatatgtaCAAGTCATTCATTGTACCGTACACTTACCAATGCAGAtgggttaaattacaaaattgcACCTTCTAGTTTTGaggaaaattataattttgtcCTTGTGTATCAAATtgtatgaataaaattcaaacttttaaaaccactaaatttataatttaaccatcTAAATCATAAATATAACCATTCACATACCTCTCACAAATATGTACGTATGTATTGAGATGTGTGTAAGAGAGTTGCATAAGGTTCATAAAATGTGTTTGACATGTAAGTTTATTTATCTAATCAAATTTATTGAGTTGTTATAtagttattatttttcaaaaaaaaaaaaaaaaaaactcaagaaGACAGAGTGACTCCTATTTTTCTGTGTAATCCTATAATAGGCCACACAAGCCCAAATTCCTAGATCATTTTCCTTGAAAGTAAAATTGCTTTAACGATAAAGATATGAGATCAAATCATGTTTAGCTCGTCATGTGAGACGTGAGCAAAGGAGGGTAAACGAATAAATTTATATTgcattagaagaaaagagatcACGAAaccatgaaagtatggttaaaaataaagtttttagAAACTTAATAGTTTCTGTACATACCAAGAGATTAGAGAGTCTACCTACACTTCATAGAAACTTCAAAATTAATCATATTTAGCTTAGAACAATCATATGTTGAATGATCTTATGATTTTTTAACGATGATAAAGTAGGTTAAAAAGACATTTGATGATTCATAAAAACAAGAGTCGTACCTAAATATATTGATAAGACATTTGAAGTGAGATACCTTAAAtcaaggattaaaaaaaaaacatagtgaAAAGTGGGTAATGAAGAGTTAAAAGGAGGTGGGTGAGGTTGAAAGTTGAGTTAGTAGAAAGGAAAAATGTGTGTGATGGTGAGATATATGGGAGAAAGGGGAGtaaaaaaaaagggttaaatTAAAGTTTACCAAGTTGGTTAAAAAAGAAAGGCCAAAAGGGGTAGAAAAGAATAGAGTAGAGATATTTAAAGATTGGGGGTGGGGGACCAAATAGGATCTTAGATCCTATCTAGTTAAGAGTACAATATATATAGCTAGCTAGCACCCAACCCCATATCTCATTTCATTTATGATGATATGACTCTATTATTTGGTCTTCCTTTTTGACGGTGCAAACACTTTCCACACTACCAAACTCAAAACACACATTTTCCTACTACCATCTTATTGGCTTGGCACACCATAATcattccatttttcatttttttcccgcTCAATACTCTTTAAAATCAACATCCCTATAGCTACTATCCTTGAATTCAATTATGGAATACCTCCATTGCATGaatacagaaaaaaaaaaaaaaatcaaaaaaatcAACATCCCACGCTTTTTGTTACGTGTGACAATGGTGTCAGGGACGTTTCTGGTGCTCAAGGTTATAGGGTGTCAGCCCGGATCCGATTTGATTATTTCTTACTTGGTATATATTCATCAGTTCGGTTGGTCGAAGCAAACTTCAAGACATCTACAATTCCCCTTTTGTGATGTGACCTATGCCTCCTTTCAACACCTAGCAAGCTTTAAGCCTTACCTTAGACAACCTTCAACAaacttaatattaaaatatatatatatatatatatatcaccacacgagacttatatttcaaattttagtctAATTTTTTAAAGCATGTTTAAAAAGTAGGTAATGAGTAAGAAacctataaataaaaatattgatagtaaatttgattttgaaagaataaaaaaaaataaaatagttactaaaAAGGTCTCAGGATTATATGTATtataaaaagaaagtaaaaacgAATTCCGTTaccaaaaggaaaaaagttaAAAGTTGAAAGAGGCCTAGCCATATTTGAATTGCTAATTGAAGTGTTTTTGTTTGCCCTTCATTTTGTGTTGGCGTTGGTGGTAAAAGAAAAAGGGGAGAAAAGAGAAAGGAAAGTGCCAAAAAGCAAAATCTGTCCcctttattttggaatttaattGGAGGGCTGCTTTTGGTTTGAACGGAAgttaatttgttttcttttggagGGAGGGAACACATACAAATTCTCtccaatttaaaaataatccaataattctttttttttttttccccccgAATAACCACAATgataaattatatatacattattACTAGTGTCGAATAAATGGCTGAATCATTTAGTTTTGTCTACGGCCTAATGTCAGAATAACAATATACGTGGCCACCCTCCTAACAGACAAGGTGAGATTAAATTAATCTTTTCTCCGCCAAACACGCCTTCAAAGGAAttccatttttaattattaataaaacattggttaaaaaataaaataaaagaagaagaagtttatTTAATTGTCTATCAAATTCAAGGAATGTTCCTCCacgataatatattttttttttccaaaataaaaaataagggGAAGGTGAAATAGAACGCACGCGCGCATTTTCCGAAGTCAGTGCCGCACGTACGTAACTCTTCACTCTCTTTGCTATATAAACTCCCCCGCCACTTCCTTGTTCTTCATCTCTTCATTCTCCATTTCTATATCCATTTTCACATTCTCCAATTCCTCTGCGGACGGAGttaatttccatttccattttcttCTAATTAATAACTTTAATTGATTCTCGAGTTTGATTTTGCGGATTTGATTTGTGGAAAATGGCTGCTGTGACCTCGTTTCCTCAGATTAACGATATTGAGTCAGTGAGCTTCGATGTTGATAAGCTTACTTATGAGATCTTCTCCATTCTGGAAAATAAGTTTCTGTTTGGCTGTGATGATTCAGATCCGAAGCTACATGTGGCTGCTCAGGCTCCGATGGATGGTAATGGCTTGAAATCTGGAAAGCAGAACTCAGGGAAGGTCAGGATTCTGAGTATTGATGGTGGAGGTTCCACCGACGGAATTCTTGCCGCTAAGTCACTTGCATATCTTGAGGATTTTCTCCGTTGGAAGTCGGGAAAGCCTGATGCGCGCATTGCCGACTATTTTGATGTGGTTGCTGGTTCTGGAGCGGGAGGCATTCTCGCGGCGTTGCTGTTTACAAGGGGGAAAGACGGTTGTCCTCTGTTTACGGCGGATGGAGCTTTGAATTTTCTGATTAAGAACCGTCGGGAGATTTTCCGGTCATCAGATGGAGGAATTTTCCGACGAGTGTTTCGCCCGACGAAGGTGGAGAAGTTGTTCCGCAAGACGTTTGGAGAGTGCACGTTGAAGGACACGTTGAAGTCGGTTTTGATTCCGTGCTATGATCTCTCCACGCGAGCGCCATTCCTGTTTTCTCGTGCCGACGCTCACGAAATGGACGGTTATGATTTCAAGATTCGCGACGTTTGTATTGCGACGTCTGCAGAACCGACGGTCTCTGGAGCCATCGAAATGTCGTCTGTCGACAAGCGAACGAAAATCTCCGCCGTTGACGGCGGCATAGCGATGAACAACCCGACGGCGGCCGCCATTACTCATGTGTTGAACAATAAACAAGAATTTCCGTTCTGCAACAGCGTCGAAGATCTCCTCGTAGTATCTCTCGGAAACGGAGAGTCGGATTTCGGCGCCGTAAACCTAAATTCATCGCCGGCCTCGTTCACAAGGATCGCCGGAGAAGGAGCTTCCGACGTGGTAAATTACCTAATCTTGCCCTTCCCCAAGTCAAATTAAccttaatttaaaattcaatgaaTTAATTCACTAAAAAAGTggttaaaagataaataaatcgGAAGTACAAATTTTACTATTAAATTGATATGGATAGATTTGTCGGTTGAGGAAGAGAATAGCAAAGAGATTCGGCATTTAATTTTGAGCATACAACATTTAAAAAGGAGGCCGTATTTGGATTGGACAGCTTTATTGCATGACAAATCAGCTTCCTCCAAccccttttttttatatattatttaaacatttcataatTATAGTGACCTTATTTTAAGTCCAAAtagaatttcaaaataaaatatttggcaACAAACAAGAGAATCTTAATTTGTTATCACAAAACACGTAGAGAAAGAAATGGGGCTAATTCATTTAATGGGTTGGTGAGCTAATTATTGTGTGCGTTTTCTTTATTCTATAGGTTGATCAAGCTGTTTCTATGGCATTTGGTCCGCACAGGACAACCAATTATATCCGTATTCAGGTATTCATCTCAAATTCCTTCTTTTAATTTCCTTTCTACACTTAATAATACTTAAGTGCTAGCTGAATTGCAGCTATTTTTACTGCTCACCTAGTACCTAAGTATTGCTCTAAttagaaaaagaacaaaaacacGAACAACTTTTGAAGATTTGTCCTCCATTGAATCTAACAAACAAGGGAATTCTTTGTTTTATGTCCTCAGGGAAATGGGATTGTAGGAAAGAGCAAGTATGGTGGGGGTTTGGAGAAGGGAAAAAGAGGGCAAAAGAGCACAAACATATTGGAAAAAGCAGATGAAATGCTAACACAGAAGAA
The nucleotide sequence above comes from Benincasa hispida cultivar B227 chromosome 3, ASM972705v1, whole genome shotgun sequence. Encoded proteins:
- the LOC120074532 gene encoding patatin-like protein 3, which codes for MAAVTSFPQINDIESVSFDVDKLTYEIFSILENKFLFGCDDSDPKLHVAAQAPMDGNGLKSGKQNSGKVRILSIDGGGSTDGILAAKSLAYLEDFLRWKSGKPDARIADYFDVVAGSGAGGILAALLFTRGKDGCPLFTADGALNFLIKNRREIFRSSDGGIFRRVFRPTKVEKLFRKTFGECTLKDTLKSVLIPCYDLSTRAPFLFSRADAHEMDGYDFKIRDVCIATSAEPTVSGAIEMSSVDKRTKISAVDGGIAMNNPTAAAITHVLNNKQEFPFCNSVEDLLVVSLGNGESDFGAVNLNSSPASFTRIAGEGASDVVDQAVSMAFGPHRTTNYIRIQGNGIVGKSKYGGGLEKGKRGQKSTNILEKADEMLTQKNIEAVLFKGKKMIENTNLEKLEAFAGEVIKEQERRKTSILPTVLLKQAFPSPRTSSASATTLSTISSC